The following are encoded together in the Anaerostipes caccae L1-92 genome:
- a CDS encoding 3-isopropylmalate dehydratase small subunit has translation MSRVFKFHNDVDTDQIIASQYLLLPNIEEMKVYAFESIDPDFSKKVQEGDIVVAGENFGCGSSREQAPSVLKALGVKAIVAKSFARIFYRNAINIGLPVVISPDLYDKVNQMDEIELDLTEGFIKTEDETLPCTKLPPYMQNILDHGGLINFLNEGEV, from the coding sequence ATGAGTCGAGTATTTAAGTTCCACAATGATGTGGATACGGACCAGATTATAGCATCCCAGTATTTGCTGCTGCCGAATATTGAGGAAATGAAAGTATATGCCTTTGAGTCTATCGATCCGGATTTTTCAAAGAAGGTGCAGGAAGGCGACATCGTTGTGGCCGGGGAGAATTTTGGCTGCGGCTCCTCCAGAGAACAGGCGCCGAGTGTGTTAAAGGCCCTGGGAGTAAAAGCCATCGTTGCAAAATCCTTTGCCAGGATCTTTTACCGCAACGCCATCAACATCGGACTGCCGGTCGTTATAAGCCCGGATCTGTACGATAAAGTGAATCAGATGGATGAGATCGAACTGGATTTGACCGAAGGATTCATTAAAACAGAGGATGAGACTCTGCCCTGTACAAAACTGCCGCCTTACATGCAGAACATTTTGGACCACGGCGGATTGATCAACTTTTTGAATGAAGGCGAGGTGTAG
- a CDS encoding lysoplasmalogenase family protein: MKKTDPAGSAVLLFVLTECILYVFFLMLDLTSSSALLSTILKYCSILLCFFFGFIFGKTKDRILVISALGLTAAADAFLLVLDTNYTAGVLCFCGVQMLYYCRLLRAGGFAFLPFLPIRFLLTGCMFVFLGILHIWNLLTAAGVFYFTQLLFNAAESLALRHISLPYRLFSAGLILFLCCDLCVGLSNLPSAAPFSVPEPVLSFAQNGMWLFYLPSQVLITLSILPDYSSCTSESS; the protein is encoded by the coding sequence ATGAAAAAAACAGACCCCGCAGGGTCCGCTGTACTTCTTTTCGTTTTAACAGAATGTATTCTTTATGTTTTCTTTTTGATGCTGGATCTCACATCTTCCTCAGCCCTTTTAAGTACCATTCTGAAATACTGTTCCATCCTGCTGTGCTTCTTCTTCGGTTTCATCTTCGGCAAAACAAAGGACCGCATACTGGTAATATCCGCCCTGGGGCTGACCGCCGCTGCGGATGCATTTCTCCTGGTCCTTGACACAAATTATACGGCTGGTGTCCTGTGTTTCTGCGGAGTCCAAATGCTGTACTACTGCCGTCTCCTCCGGGCCGGAGGCTTTGCCTTTCTTCCGTTTCTGCCCATTCGTTTTCTTCTCACAGGATGTATGTTTGTATTTTTAGGAATTCTCCACATATGGAATCTTCTCACGGCAGCCGGAGTCTTTTACTTCACCCAGTTACTCTTTAATGCGGCAGAAAGCCTTGCCCTACGCCACATAAGTCTTCCATACAGATTGTTTAGCGCAGGACTCATATTATTTCTCTGCTGTGATCTCTGCGTAGGGCTTTCCAATCTTCCCTCTGCGGCTCCCTTTTCTGTACCGGAACCGGTTTTATCCTTTGCACAGAACGGAATGTGGCTCTTTTATCTGCCGTCCCAGGTTCTGATCACACTTTCTATACTCCCGGACTATTCTTCCTGTACTTCGGAATCTTCTTAA